The proteins below are encoded in one region of Pangasianodon hypophthalmus isolate fPanHyp1 chromosome 6, fPanHyp1.pri, whole genome shotgun sequence:
- the LOC113526639 gene encoding NAD(P) transhydrogenase, mitochondrial, translating to MSMLLRCVCSVSVRRFHNIPALWNQHAAKGVPYKDLLVGVPKEIVKNERRVAVSPAGVEALVKQGFQVQVEEGAGQEAKFSDQQYRAAGASITNTMGAFNTDLVLKVRAPVFNDSLGLHEAELLKKGSMLVSFIYPAQNPELMERLAQRHSTVLAMDQVPRVTIAQSYDALSSMANIAGYKAVVLAANNFGRFFTGQITAAGKVPPAKVLVIGGGVAGLAAAGAAKSMGAIVRGFDTRPAALEQFKSFGAEPLEVDVKESGEGIGGYAKEMSKEFIEAEMALFAKQCKEVDIVISTALIPGKKAPVLITREMVESMKDGSVVVDLAAEAGGNIETTKPGELHIHKGVTHIGYTDLPSLMATQSSTLYSNNVLKLLKAISPDKEKFHFTPSDTFDYGTVDHVIRGTVVMLEGKNIFPSPLPRTAPPTSPAKQKTVAELEAEKRAGISPFRKTMTSAGVYTAGVSSVIGLGLISPNAAFTQMVTTFGLAGIVGYHTVWGVTPALHSPLMSVTNAISGLTAVGGLVLMGGGLSPSTLPESLALLAAFVSSINIAGGFLITQRMLDMFKRPTDPPEYNYLYALPGAVFVGGYGASHYAGYNIEQMMYLGAGLCCVGALAGLSAQGTSRLGNALGMIGVSGGIAATLGVLKPSPELLTQMSLAMATGGTLGLTVAKRIEISDLPQLVAGFHSLVGLAAVLTCVAEFMIEHPHLDTHPAASVLKCVAYLGTYIGGVTFTGSLVAYGKLQGLLDSAPLLLPGRHLLNACLMAASAGGLVPFMLSDSYMTGMSCLLAVSALSGVMGVTLTAAIGGADMPVVITVLNSYSGWALCAEGFLLDNNLMTIVGALIGSSGAILSYIMCVAMNRSLPNVILGGYGTTSTAGGKPMEIVGTHTELNLDQAVEMIREANSIIITPGWGLCAAKAQYPIADMVKMLTEQGKTVRFGIHPVAGRMPGQLNVLLAEAGVPYDIVLEMDEINEDFPETDLTLVIGANDTVNSAAQEDPNSIIAGMPVLEVWKSKQVIVMKRTLGVGYAAVDNPIFYKPNTAMLLGDAKKTCDSLQAKIRDTLGTN from the exons GTGTTCCTTATAAGGACTTGCTGGTGGGCGTTCCTAAGGAAATCGTAAAGAATGAGCGGCGTGTAGCAGTGTCCCCTGCAGGTGTAGAGGCTCTGGTGAAGCAGGGTTTCCAAGTGCAGGTGGAGGAAGGAGCTGGCCAAGAGGCAAAGTTCTCCGACCAGCAGTACCGAGCGGCAGGAGCCTCCATCACAAACACCATGGGAGCATTTAACACGGACCTAGTGCTTAAA GTGCGAGCTCCAGTGTTTAATGACTCCTTGGGCCTCCATGAGGCGGAGCTGCTGAAGAAAGGCTCTATGCTGGTGAGTTTTATTTATCCAGCGCAGAATCCTGAGCTGATGGAGAGACTGGCACAGCGTCACAGCACTGTGCTCGCCATGGACCAGGTACCACGAGTCACCATCGCTCAGAGCTACGATGCCCTCAGCTCCATGGCCAACATTGCTGG gtacaAGGCTGTGGTCCTCGCTGCAAACAATTTTGGTAGATTTTTCACTGGTCAGATTACAGCAGCAGGGAAGGTTCCTCCTGCGAAG gtgctggTGATCGGTGGTGGAGTAGCCGGCCTGGCCGCTGCAGGAGCTGCTAAATCTATGGGAGCCATTGTGAGAGGTTTCGACACCAG ACCAGCAGCGCTGGAGCAGTTTAAGTCTTTCGGTGCAGAACCTTTGGAGGTGGATGTGAAGGAATCTGGGGAGGGAATTGGAGGTTACGCCAAGGAGATGTCTAAAGAGTTCATCGAGGCTGAGATGGCTCTGTTCGCCAAACAGTGCAAAGAAGTGGACATCGTCATCAGCACAGCTCTTATTCctg gtaagAAAGCACCTGTGTTAATAACGAGGGAGATGGTGGAGAGCATGAAGGATGGATCAGTGGTGGTCGATTTGGCAGCAGAAGCAGGAGGAAATATAGAGACAACAAAACCTGGAGAACTGCACATACACAAG GGAGTAACACACATCGGTTACACAGATCTGCCGAGTCTCATGGCCACTCAGTCGAGCACTCTGTACTCCAACAACGTGCTGAAGCTCCTGAAAGCCATCAGTCCTGATAAAGAGAAATTCCACTTCACACCCAGTGACACGTTCGATTACGGCACCGTCGATCACGTCATCAGAGGCACCGTGGTCATGCtg GAAGGTAAGAATATTTTCCCCTCCCCCTTACCAAGGACCGCCCCTCCCACCTCACCAGCCAAACAGAAAACAGTAGCTGAGCTGGAGGCGGAGAAAAGGGCAGGGATTTCCCCGTTCAGAAAAACCATGACCTCTGCTGGAGTTTACacagcag gtgtgtccTCAGTGATCGGATTGGGCCTCATCTCCCCCAACGCTGCGTTCACACAGATGGTGACGACGTTCGGTCTGGCGGGAATCGTGGGGTATCACACCGTGTGGGGCGTCACCCCCGCTTTACACTCACCGCTAATGTCCGTCACCAACGCCATCTCAg gtctgaCAGCAGTAGGTGGGTTGGTGCTGATGGGTGGAGGTCTCTCTCCTTCTACACTTCCTGAATCTCTCGCTCTGCTCGCTGCCTTCGTTTCCTCCATCAACATCGCAG gtgggttCCTCATTACACAGAGGATGTTGGACATGTTTAAGAGACCTACAGATCCTCCAGAGTATAATTACCTGTACGCTCTCCCCGGAGCCGTGTTCGTGGGCGGATACGGAGCGTCGCATTACGCGGGATACAACATCGAACAG atgatgtATCTGGGTGCGGGTCTGTGTTGTGTCGGTGCGTTAGCCGGTCTCTCGGCTCAGGGTACCAGTCGCCTTGGTAACGCGTTGGGGATGATTGGCGTGTCAGGCGGTATTGCGGCTACACTCGGCGTGCTCAAACCCTCACCTGAACTCCTCACTCAGATGTCCCTCGCCATGGCAACTGGAGGAACTCTGG gTCTCACCGTGGCTAAGCGGATCGAGATCTCAGACCTTCCTCAGCTGGTCGCTGGGTTCCACAGTCTGGTCGGACTGGCTGCGGTTCTCACCTGCGTCGCCGAGTTCATGATCGAGCACCCGCACCTCGACACTCACCCGGCCGCCTCAGTGCTCAAGTGTGTCGCCTACCTAGGGACCTACATCGGCGGAGTGACCTTCACTGGCTCCCTTGTGGCCTACGGCAAGCTACAAG gtctccTAGACTCCGCCCCCCTGCTCCTCCCCGGTCGTCACCTGTTGAATGCGTGTCTGATGGCTGCCTCTGCAGGGGGGTTAGTGCCCTTCATGCTGAGTGACAGTTATATGACGGGGATGAGCTGTCTGCTCGCTGTGTCTGCTCTCTCCGGGGTCATG ggtgtgACCCTGACCGCAGCTATAGGTGGAGCCGACATGCCTGTGGTGATCACGGTGTTGAACAGTTACTCAGGCTGGGCTCTGTGTGCTGAAGGCTTCCTGCTTGATAATAACCTCATGACCATCGTGGGAGCTCTGATTGGCTCGTCCGGCGCCATCCTCTCTTACATCATGTGTGTG gcgATGAATCGCTCTCTTCCTAACGTGATCCTTGGTGGATACGGAACCACATCCACGGCTGGAGGAAAGCCGATGGAGATTGTTGGCACACACACCGAGTTGAACCTGGATCAGGCAGTGGAGATGATCAGAGAAGCCAACTCCATCATTATCACACCAG ggtggggTCTTTGTGCAGCGAAGGCTCAGTATCCCATCGCTGACATGGTGAAGATGCTGACAGAGCAGGGCAAGACTgtcag GTTTGGGATTCACCCAGTCGCAGGACGCATGCCAGGACAGCTGAACGTGCTATTGGCCGAAGCTGGAGTTCCTTATGATATTGTTCTGGAAATGGACGAGATTAATGAGGATTTCCCTG agactGATTTGACGCTTGTGATTGGAGCCAATGACACGGTGAACTCTGCGGCTCAGGAAGATCCGAACTCCATCATCGCCGGGATGCCTGTGCTGGAGGTGTGGAAGTCCAAACAG gtgatcGTGATGAAGCGGACGCTTGGTGTGGGTTACGCCGCTGTGGATAATCCCATCTTCTACAAACCCAACACAGCCATGCTGCTCGGAGACGCCAAGAAAACCTGCGACAGTCTGCAGGCTAAGATCAGAGACACCCTCGGCACCAATTAg
- the dtwd1 gene encoding tRNA-uridine aminocarboxypropyltransferase 1, producing the protein MSQTREDTQHHAESVKKDDGLGSEECVRKKLDDENDDDDEDDEDPLRGLVLSPHTVLDEAHHRGRLKCSTCGSSRLLYCYTCCCLVGLNPQLIPSVKLPVKIDIIKHPNETDGKSTAVHAKLIAPDDVSIYTYPCIPELDTHTHNVVLVFPGPDSMTVQELADYISEKGRKRGAERTAEEREAKKPKLEETNDSSHSHTHSHTHSHTHSHTHSHTHSHTHSHTHSHTHASENTQHTQEHACQVQRVIFIDSTWNQTTKIITDERLQDFPRVELKSRKTCFWRHQRGSPDTYLATIEAIYYFLKDFHIHCLGREYRGEYDNLLFFYTFLHKLIRKAKQGRV; encoded by the exons ATGTCTCAAACCAGAGAGGACACACAGCATCATGCTGAGAGTGTGAAGAAGGATGATGGACTTGGATCAGAGGAATGTGTGAGGAAGAAGTtggatgatgaaaatgatgatgatgatgaagatgatgaagatcctctgaGGGGTTTAGTCCTCTCTCCTCACACTGTCCTGGATGAAGCTCATCACAGAGGCAGGTTAAAGTGCTCCACCTGCGGCTCCTCCCGCCTCCTCTACTGCTACACCTGCTGCTGCCTGGTGGGACTCAACCCTCAACTCATCCCCAGCGTCAAG ctTCCTGTAAAGAttgacatcattaaacaccCGAATGAGACGGACGGGAAGAGCACCGCAGTTCACGCTAAACTCATCGCACCGGACGACGTTTCCATTTACACGTACCCCTGCATCCCCgagctggacacacacacacacaac GTGGTGCTGGTGTTTCCAGGTCCAGACTCCATGACGGTTCAGGAGCTGGCGGATTATATCAGTGAGAAAGGGAGGAAAAGAGGAGCGGAGAGAACGGCTGAGGAGAGAGAAGCCAAGAAACCCAAGCTGGAGGAGACGAACGacagctcacactcacacacacactcgcacacacactcacacacacactcgcacacacactcacacacacactcgcacacacactcgcacacacactcgcacacacacgcgtCAGAgaacacgcaacacacacaggaacacgcGTGTCAGGTTCAGAGGGTCATCTTCATCGACAGCACCTGGAACCAGACCACTAAAATCATTACTGATGAACGGCTACagg attttCCACGTGTGGAGCTGAAATCGAGGAAAACGTGTTTCTGGCGTCACCAGCGAGGATCTCCCGACACGTACTTAGCCACCATCGAGGCCATTTATTACTTCCTGAAGGATTTCCACATCCACTGTTTAGGGAGAGAGTACAGAGGAGAGTACGACAACCTGCTCTTCTTCTACACCTTTCTACACAAACTGATCAGAAAAGCCAAACAGGGCAGAGTGTGA